A stretch of Gasterosteus aculeatus chromosome 4, fGasAcu3.hap1.1, whole genome shotgun sequence DNA encodes these proteins:
- the atp11c gene encoding phospholipid-transporting ATPase 11C isoform X4 — MLRRRLNRLLGGDERRVDSRTIYVGHRSSSPGEPIIKFCDNRIVSSKYTVWNFLPKNLFEQFRRIANFYFLIIFLVQVIVDTPTSPVTSGLPLFFVITVTAIKQGYEDWLRHKADNEVNKYPVTVLEQGERTRKDSEKIKVGDVVEVEEDETFPCDLILLQSSRDDGTCYVTTASLDGESNHKTHYTVSDTEKDLETLNATIECEQPQPDLYKFVGRMHIYKNDQEPVVRSLGPENLLLKGATLKNTQRIYGVALYTGMETKMALNYQGKSQKRSAVEKSINAFLLVYLCILVSKALVCTILKYVLQSKPGQDEPWYNEKTQRDKETNLYLKMFTDFLSFMVLFNFIIPVSMYVTVEMQKFLGSFFITWDKDFFDPEIKEGALVNTSDLNEELGQVEYVFTDKTGTLTQNNMEFIECCIDGFQYKYRDASSELDGFCVADGPVNKVQEKAGRAKEELFLRALCLCHTVQVKEPTEQGPVDGLMDQVDAGVPHPPQEQRGFIASSPDEVALVKGAMRYGFTFLGLESRNMKILNRNNDVEMYELLHVLTFDPVRRRMSVIVRSNSGDTLLFCKGADSSIFPRVRQEEVERIRMHVERNATEGYRTLCVAYKYLSAEEFAQADAGLMEARLALQNREEKLLAVYNQVETDMSLIGATAVEDRLQEEAAETMEALQGAGIKVWVLTGDKMETAKSTCYACRLFQRSTELLELTVRTLEDGGRKREERLHELLLEYHKKAVQDAPPLKGGITRTWSSETQDYGFIIDGATLSMVLNSSSESNSSRYKSLFLQICQNCTSVLCCRMAPLQKAQIVKMVKNSKGNPITLSIGDGANDVSMILEAHVGIGIKGKEGRQAVRNSDYAIPKLKHLKKLLLAHGHLYYVRIAHLVQYFFYKNLCFILPQFLYQFFCGYSQQPLYDAAYLTMYNICFTSMPILAYSLLEQHICIEVLLDNAALYREIAKNGMLRWRPFLYWTLLGVFHGLLFFFGVRYLFSNPALQDNGQVFGNWSYGTIVFTILVFTVTLKLALDTRHWTWINHFVIWGSLLFYVFFSFFWGGIIWPFLKQQRLYFVFANMLSSVSAWLVIILLILLSLLPEILLVVFRKPRGPNSRQHSKDVLLQTSRPQLLHHYPIST; from the exons CTCGGCGGCGATGAGAGAAGAGTAGACAGTAGGACTATCTATGTCGGTCATCGGTCATCTTCCCCTGGTGAGCCTATCATCAAGTTCTGCGATAACAGGATCGTGTCTTCCAAG TATACGGTTTGGAACTTTCTACCAAAGAACCTCTTTGAGCAGTTTAGAAGAATCGCCAATTTCTACTTCCTTATCATTTTCCTGGTGCAG GTGATAGTGGACACCCCCACCAGCCCAGTCACCAGCGGCCTGCCCCTATTTTTTGTGATCACAGTAACCGCCATCAAGCAG GGCTATGAGGACTGGCTGCGGCACAAGGCGGACAATGAGGTGAACAAGTACCCAGTGACGGTGCTGGAGCAAGGCGAGAGGACACGAAAGGATAGTGAGAAGATCAAG GTTGGAGAtgttgtggaggtggaggaagatgaGACCTTTCCCTGTGATTTAATACTGCTGCAGTCCAGCCGTGATGACGGCACGTGTTACGTAACCACAGCGAGTCTGGATGGGGAGTCCAACCATAAA ACACATTACACAGTGTCCGACACAGAGAAGGATCTGGAAACTCTCAACGCCACCATCGAGTGTGAACAGCCACAGCCTGACCTTTACAA gtTTGTTGGCCGAATGCACATCTACAAAAACGACCAGGAGCCGGTTGTGAG GTCTTTGGGCCCAGAAAACCTGCTGCTGAAAGGGGCGACTTTAAAGAACACTCAGAGAATTTATG GTGTTGCCCTTTACACTGGCATGGAGACAAAGATGGCTCTCAACTACCAGGGAAAGTCTCAGAAACGCTCTGCTGTGGAAAA gtcaatCAATGCCTTCCTTCTGGTTTACCTTTGCATATTGGTGAGCAAGGCCCTAGTGTGCACCATACTTAAGTATGTGTTGCAGAGCAAGCCTGGACAGGATGAGCCGTGGTACAACGAGAAAACCCAGCGAGACAAGGAAACCAATCTG TACCTAAAGATGTTCACCGACTTCTTGTCGTTCATGGTGCTTTTCAACTTCATCATTCCCGTATCCATGTATGTGACGGTTGAGATGCAAAAGTTTTTGGGATCCTTTTTCATCACATGGGACAAAGACTTCTTCGATCCAGAAATCAAGGAGGGAGCACTGGTCAACACTTCCGACCTCAATGAGGAGCTGGGACAG GTGGAGTACGTCTTTACAGACAAGACGGGAACCCTCACTCAGAACAACATGGAGTTCATAGAGTGCTGCATCGATGGCTTCCAGTACAAGTACCGGGACGCCAGCTCGGAGTTGGACGGATTCTGTGTCGCAGATGGACCTGTGAACAAAGTGCAGGAGAAAGCTGGCAGG GCGAAGGAGGAGCTGTTTCTGCGGGCCCTGTGTCTGTGCCACacagtgcaggtgaaggagcCCACAGAGCAGGGCCCAGTGGACGGACTGATGGATCAGGTGGATGCCGGTGTGCCCCATCCACCGCAGGAGCAGAGAGGCTTCATCGCCTCCTCACCTGATGAGGTTGCTCTAGTCAAGGGTGCCATGAG GTATGGCTTCACATTTCTAGGTCTGGAAAGTAGAAACATGAAAATTCTCAACAGGAATAATGATGTCGAAAT GTATGAACTGCTTCAcgtgttgacctttgaccccgtgaGAAGGCGAATGAGTGTAATAGTCAGATCCAATTCAG GTGATACATTGCTCTTCTGCAAGGGAGCCGactcctccatcttccctcgCGTCAGACAGGAGGAGGTCGAAAGGATACGCATGCATGTGGAGCGCAATGCCACA GAGGGCTACCGGACGCTGTGCGTGGCCTACAAATATCTCAGTGCAGAAGAGTTTGCCCAGGCAGATGCAGGACTGATGGAAGCCAGACTGGCTCTGcagaacagagaagagaagctcTTGGCCGTTTACAACCAAGTGGAGACGGACATGAGTCTAATAGGAGCTACGGCTGTAGAAGATCG GCTTCAAGAGGAGGCGGCAGAGACCATGGAGGCTCTGCAGGGTGCAGGCATTAAGGTCTGGGTCCTAACGGGGGACAAGATGGAGACCGCAAAGTCCACGTGCTATGCTTGTCGATTGTTCCAGAGAAGTACTGAGCTGTTGGAACTTACTGTGCGTACtctggaggatggagggaggaagcgGGAGGAACGACTGCATGAGCTCTTGCTCGAATACCACAAGAAAGCTGTCCAGGATGCACCACCGTTGAAGGGAGGCATCACCAG GACCTGGTCGTCAGAAACCCAGGACTACGGTTTCATCATAGACGGAGCCACGCTATCGATGGTGCTCAACTCCTCCTCGGAATCCAACTCGAGTCGCTACAAGAGCCTGTTCCTGCAGATCTGTCAAAACTGCACGTCTGTGCTCTGCTGCCGCATGGCCCCTCTGCAGAAGGCCCAG ATTGTTAAGATGGTGAAGAACTCTAAAGGCAACCCCATCACTCTTTCCATTGGAGATGGGGCCAATGACGTCAGCATGATTTTGGAAGCTCATGTTGGCATTG GTATCAAGGGGAAAGAGGGTCGTCAGGCAGTGAGGAACAGCGACTACGCCATTCCCAAACTCAAGCACCTCAAGAAACTTTTGTTGGCTCATGGGCATCTCTACTATGTACGCATTGCACACCTGGTGCAATATTTCTTTTACAAG AACCTTTGCTTCATCTTACCTCAGTTTTTGTACCAGTTCTTCTGTGGCTATTCCCAGCAA CCCCTGTATGACGCGGCCTATCTGACGATGTACAACATCTGCTTCACCTCTATGCCCATCCTGGCTTACAGTCTCCTGGAGCAGCACATCTGCATTGAGGTTCTGCTGGACAACGCTGCCCTCTACAG AGAGATAGCTAAGAATGGCATGCTGCGGTGGAGACCGTTCCTCTACTGGACTTTACTGGGAGTGTTCCACGGCttgctcttcttctttggtgtcCGGTATTTGTTCAGTAACCCGGCACTGCAGGATAATGGCCAG GTTTTTGGCAACTGGTCCTATGGAACAATTGTCTTCACCATTCTTGTCTTCACAGTCACACTGAAG CTCGCGTTGGACACCCGGCACTGGACATGGATCAACCACTTTGTAATCTGGGGCTCCCTGCTTTTCTACGTCTTTTTCAGCTTCTTCTGGGGAGGAATAATATG GCCCTTCCTCAAGCAGCAACGGTTGTACTTTGTGTTCGCCAACATGCTGAGCTCCGTGTCGGCCTGGCTGGTCATCATCTTGCTCATCCTGCTCAGCCTACTGCCAGAGATCCTGCTGGTGGTATTCCGCAAGCCACGCGGGCCCAACTCTCGACAG CATTCAAAGGACGTTCTCCTACAAACATCCAG ACCGCAGCTGTTACACCACTATCCTATAAGCACCTGA
- the atp11c gene encoding phospholipid-transporting ATPase 11C isoform X5, whose amino-acid sequence MLRRRLNRLLGGDERRVDSRTIYVGHRSSSPGEPIIKFCDNRIVSSKYTVWNFLPKNLFEQFRRIANFYFLIIFLVQVIVDTPTSPVTSGLPLFFVITVTAIKQGYEDWLRHKADNEVNKYPVTVLEQGERTRKDSEKIKVGDVVEVEEDETFPCDLILLQSSRDDGTCYVTTASLDGESNHKTHYTVSDTEKDLETLNATIECEQPQPDLYKFVGRMHIYKNDQEPVVRSLGPENLLLKGATLKNTQRIYGVALYTGMETKMALNYQGKSQKRSAVEKSINAFLLVYLCILVSKALVCTILKYVLQSKPGQDEPWYNEKTQRDKETNLYLKMFTDFLSFMVLFNFIIPVSMYVTVEMQKFLGSFFITWDKDFFDPEIKEGALVNTSDLNEELGQVEYVFTDKTGTLTQNNMEFIECCIDGFQYKYRDASSELDGFCVADGPVNKVQEKAGRAKEELFLRALCLCHTVQVKEPTEQGPVDGLMDQVDAGVPHPPQEQRGFIASSPDEVALVKGAMRYGFTFLGLESRNMKILNRNNDVEMYELLHVLTFDPVRRRMSVIVRSNSGDTLLFCKGADSSIFPRVRQEEVERIRMHVERNATEGYRTLCVAYKYLSAEEFAQADAGLMEARLALQNREEKLLAVYNQVETDMSLIGATAVEDRLQEEAAETMEALQGAGIKVWVLTGDKMETAKSTCYACRLFQRSTELLELTVRTLEDGGRKREERLHELLLEYHKKAVQDAPPLKGGITRTWSSETQDYGFIIDGATLSMVLNSSSESNSSRYKSLFLQICQNCTSVLCCRMAPLQKAQIVKMVKNSKGNPITLSIGDGANDVSMILEAHVGIGIKGKEGRQAVRNSDYAIPKLKHLKKLLLAHGHLYYVRIAHLVQYFFYKNLCFILPQFLYQFFCGYSQQPLYDAAYLTMYNICFTSMPILAYSLLEQHICIEVLLDNAALYREIAKNGMLRWRPFLYWTLLGVFHGLLFFFGVRYLFSNPALQDNGQVFGNWSYGTIVFTILVFTVTLKLALDTRHWTWINHFVIWGSLLFYVFFSFFWGGIIWPFLKQQRLYFVFANMLSSVSAWLVIILLILLSLLPEILLVVFRKPRGPNSRQTAAVTPLSYKHLKAGQ is encoded by the exons CTCGGCGGCGATGAGAGAAGAGTAGACAGTAGGACTATCTATGTCGGTCATCGGTCATCTTCCCCTGGTGAGCCTATCATCAAGTTCTGCGATAACAGGATCGTGTCTTCCAAG TATACGGTTTGGAACTTTCTACCAAAGAACCTCTTTGAGCAGTTTAGAAGAATCGCCAATTTCTACTTCCTTATCATTTTCCTGGTGCAG GTGATAGTGGACACCCCCACCAGCCCAGTCACCAGCGGCCTGCCCCTATTTTTTGTGATCACAGTAACCGCCATCAAGCAG GGCTATGAGGACTGGCTGCGGCACAAGGCGGACAATGAGGTGAACAAGTACCCAGTGACGGTGCTGGAGCAAGGCGAGAGGACACGAAAGGATAGTGAGAAGATCAAG GTTGGAGAtgttgtggaggtggaggaagatgaGACCTTTCCCTGTGATTTAATACTGCTGCAGTCCAGCCGTGATGACGGCACGTGTTACGTAACCACAGCGAGTCTGGATGGGGAGTCCAACCATAAA ACACATTACACAGTGTCCGACACAGAGAAGGATCTGGAAACTCTCAACGCCACCATCGAGTGTGAACAGCCACAGCCTGACCTTTACAA gtTTGTTGGCCGAATGCACATCTACAAAAACGACCAGGAGCCGGTTGTGAG GTCTTTGGGCCCAGAAAACCTGCTGCTGAAAGGGGCGACTTTAAAGAACACTCAGAGAATTTATG GTGTTGCCCTTTACACTGGCATGGAGACAAAGATGGCTCTCAACTACCAGGGAAAGTCTCAGAAACGCTCTGCTGTGGAAAA gtcaatCAATGCCTTCCTTCTGGTTTACCTTTGCATATTGGTGAGCAAGGCCCTAGTGTGCACCATACTTAAGTATGTGTTGCAGAGCAAGCCTGGACAGGATGAGCCGTGGTACAACGAGAAAACCCAGCGAGACAAGGAAACCAATCTG TACCTAAAGATGTTCACCGACTTCTTGTCGTTCATGGTGCTTTTCAACTTCATCATTCCCGTATCCATGTATGTGACGGTTGAGATGCAAAAGTTTTTGGGATCCTTTTTCATCACATGGGACAAAGACTTCTTCGATCCAGAAATCAAGGAGGGAGCACTGGTCAACACTTCCGACCTCAATGAGGAGCTGGGACAG GTGGAGTACGTCTTTACAGACAAGACGGGAACCCTCACTCAGAACAACATGGAGTTCATAGAGTGCTGCATCGATGGCTTCCAGTACAAGTACCGGGACGCCAGCTCGGAGTTGGACGGATTCTGTGTCGCAGATGGACCTGTGAACAAAGTGCAGGAGAAAGCTGGCAGG GCGAAGGAGGAGCTGTTTCTGCGGGCCCTGTGTCTGTGCCACacagtgcaggtgaaggagcCCACAGAGCAGGGCCCAGTGGACGGACTGATGGATCAGGTGGATGCCGGTGTGCCCCATCCACCGCAGGAGCAGAGAGGCTTCATCGCCTCCTCACCTGATGAGGTTGCTCTAGTCAAGGGTGCCATGAG GTATGGCTTCACATTTCTAGGTCTGGAAAGTAGAAACATGAAAATTCTCAACAGGAATAATGATGTCGAAAT GTATGAACTGCTTCAcgtgttgacctttgaccccgtgaGAAGGCGAATGAGTGTAATAGTCAGATCCAATTCAG GTGATACATTGCTCTTCTGCAAGGGAGCCGactcctccatcttccctcgCGTCAGACAGGAGGAGGTCGAAAGGATACGCATGCATGTGGAGCGCAATGCCACA GAGGGCTACCGGACGCTGTGCGTGGCCTACAAATATCTCAGTGCAGAAGAGTTTGCCCAGGCAGATGCAGGACTGATGGAAGCCAGACTGGCTCTGcagaacagagaagagaagctcTTGGCCGTTTACAACCAAGTGGAGACGGACATGAGTCTAATAGGAGCTACGGCTGTAGAAGATCG GCTTCAAGAGGAGGCGGCAGAGACCATGGAGGCTCTGCAGGGTGCAGGCATTAAGGTCTGGGTCCTAACGGGGGACAAGATGGAGACCGCAAAGTCCACGTGCTATGCTTGTCGATTGTTCCAGAGAAGTACTGAGCTGTTGGAACTTACTGTGCGTACtctggaggatggagggaggaagcgGGAGGAACGACTGCATGAGCTCTTGCTCGAATACCACAAGAAAGCTGTCCAGGATGCACCACCGTTGAAGGGAGGCATCACCAG GACCTGGTCGTCAGAAACCCAGGACTACGGTTTCATCATAGACGGAGCCACGCTATCGATGGTGCTCAACTCCTCCTCGGAATCCAACTCGAGTCGCTACAAGAGCCTGTTCCTGCAGATCTGTCAAAACTGCACGTCTGTGCTCTGCTGCCGCATGGCCCCTCTGCAGAAGGCCCAG ATTGTTAAGATGGTGAAGAACTCTAAAGGCAACCCCATCACTCTTTCCATTGGAGATGGGGCCAATGACGTCAGCATGATTTTGGAAGCTCATGTTGGCATTG GTATCAAGGGGAAAGAGGGTCGTCAGGCAGTGAGGAACAGCGACTACGCCATTCCCAAACTCAAGCACCTCAAGAAACTTTTGTTGGCTCATGGGCATCTCTACTATGTACGCATTGCACACCTGGTGCAATATTTCTTTTACAAG AACCTTTGCTTCATCTTACCTCAGTTTTTGTACCAGTTCTTCTGTGGCTATTCCCAGCAA CCCCTGTATGACGCGGCCTATCTGACGATGTACAACATCTGCTTCACCTCTATGCCCATCCTGGCTTACAGTCTCCTGGAGCAGCACATCTGCATTGAGGTTCTGCTGGACAACGCTGCCCTCTACAG AGAGATAGCTAAGAATGGCATGCTGCGGTGGAGACCGTTCCTCTACTGGACTTTACTGGGAGTGTTCCACGGCttgctcttcttctttggtgtcCGGTATTTGTTCAGTAACCCGGCACTGCAGGATAATGGCCAG GTTTTTGGCAACTGGTCCTATGGAACAATTGTCTTCACCATTCTTGTCTTCACAGTCACACTGAAG CTCGCGTTGGACACCCGGCACTGGACATGGATCAACCACTTTGTAATCTGGGGCTCCCTGCTTTTCTACGTCTTTTTCAGCTTCTTCTGGGGAGGAATAATATG GCCCTTCCTCAAGCAGCAACGGTTGTACTTTGTGTTCGCCAACATGCTGAGCTCCGTGTCGGCCTGGCTGGTCATCATCTTGCTCATCCTGCTCAGCCTACTGCCAGAGATCCTGCTGGTGGTATTCCGCAAGCCACGCGGGCCCAACTCTCGACAG ACCGCAGCTGTTACACCACTATCCTATAAGCACCTGAAGGCGGGCCAGTGA
- the atp11c gene encoding phospholipid-transporting ATPase 11C isoform X1: MLRRRLNRLLGGDERRVDSRTIYVGHRSSSPGEPIIKFCDNRIVSSKYTVWNFLPKNLFEQFRRIANFYFLIIFLVQVIVDTPTSPVTSGLPLFFVITVTAIKQGYEDWLRHKADNEVNKYPVTVLEQGERTRKDSEKIKVGDVVEVEEDETFPCDLILLQSSRDDGTCYVTTASLDGESNHKTHYTVSDTEKDLETLNATIECEQPQPDLYKFVGRMHIYKNDQEPVVRSLGPENLLLKGATLKNTQRIYGVALYTGMETKMALNYQGKSQKRSAVEKSINAFLLVYLCILVSKALVCTILKYVLQSKPGQDEPWYNEKTQRDKETNLYLKMFTDFLSFMVLFNFIIPVSMYVTVEMQKFLGSFFITWDKDFFDPEIKEGALVNTSDLNEELGQVEYVFTDKTGTLTQNNMEFIECCIDGFQYKYRDASSELDGFCVADGPVNKVQEKAGRAKEELFLRALCLCHTVQVKEPTEQGPVDGLMDQVDAGVPHPPQEQRGFIASSPDEVALVKGAMRYGFTFLGLESRNMKILNRNNDVEMYELLHVLTFDPVRRRMSVIVRSNSGDTLLFCKGADSSIFPRVRQEEVERIRMHVERNATEGYRTLCVAYKYLSAEEFAQADAGLMEARLALQNREEKLLAVYNQVETDMSLIGATAVEDRLQEEAAETMEALQGAGIKVWVLTGDKMETAKSTCYACRLFQRSTELLELTVRTLEDGGRKREERLHELLLEYHKKAVQDAPPLKGGITRTWSSETQDYGFIIDGATLSMVLNSSSESNSSRYKSLFLQICQNCTSVLCCRMAPLQKAQIVKMVKNSKGNPITLSIGDGANDVSMILEAHVGIGIKGKEGRQAVRNSDYAIPKLKHLKKLLLAHGHLYYVRIAHLVQYFFYKNLCFILPQFLYQFFCGYSQQPLYDAAYLTMYNICFTSMPILAYSLLEQHICIEVLLDNAALYREIAKNGMLRWRPFLYWTLLGVFHGLLFFFGVRYLFSNPALQDNGQVFGNWSYGTIVFTILVFTVTLKLALDTRHWTWINHFVIWGSLLFYVFFSFFWGGIIWPFLKQQRLYFVFANMLSSVSAWLVIILLILLSLLPEILLVVFRKPRGPNSRQKKPVESNAGGHQSPRSTAQPLLMKTFSDESNTVI, translated from the exons CTCGGCGGCGATGAGAGAAGAGTAGACAGTAGGACTATCTATGTCGGTCATCGGTCATCTTCCCCTGGTGAGCCTATCATCAAGTTCTGCGATAACAGGATCGTGTCTTCCAAG TATACGGTTTGGAACTTTCTACCAAAGAACCTCTTTGAGCAGTTTAGAAGAATCGCCAATTTCTACTTCCTTATCATTTTCCTGGTGCAG GTGATAGTGGACACCCCCACCAGCCCAGTCACCAGCGGCCTGCCCCTATTTTTTGTGATCACAGTAACCGCCATCAAGCAG GGCTATGAGGACTGGCTGCGGCACAAGGCGGACAATGAGGTGAACAAGTACCCAGTGACGGTGCTGGAGCAAGGCGAGAGGACACGAAAGGATAGTGAGAAGATCAAG GTTGGAGAtgttgtggaggtggaggaagatgaGACCTTTCCCTGTGATTTAATACTGCTGCAGTCCAGCCGTGATGACGGCACGTGTTACGTAACCACAGCGAGTCTGGATGGGGAGTCCAACCATAAA ACACATTACACAGTGTCCGACACAGAGAAGGATCTGGAAACTCTCAACGCCACCATCGAGTGTGAACAGCCACAGCCTGACCTTTACAA gtTTGTTGGCCGAATGCACATCTACAAAAACGACCAGGAGCCGGTTGTGAG GTCTTTGGGCCCAGAAAACCTGCTGCTGAAAGGGGCGACTTTAAAGAACACTCAGAGAATTTATG GTGTTGCCCTTTACACTGGCATGGAGACAAAGATGGCTCTCAACTACCAGGGAAAGTCTCAGAAACGCTCTGCTGTGGAAAA gtcaatCAATGCCTTCCTTCTGGTTTACCTTTGCATATTGGTGAGCAAGGCCCTAGTGTGCACCATACTTAAGTATGTGTTGCAGAGCAAGCCTGGACAGGATGAGCCGTGGTACAACGAGAAAACCCAGCGAGACAAGGAAACCAATCTG TACCTAAAGATGTTCACCGACTTCTTGTCGTTCATGGTGCTTTTCAACTTCATCATTCCCGTATCCATGTATGTGACGGTTGAGATGCAAAAGTTTTTGGGATCCTTTTTCATCACATGGGACAAAGACTTCTTCGATCCAGAAATCAAGGAGGGAGCACTGGTCAACACTTCCGACCTCAATGAGGAGCTGGGACAG GTGGAGTACGTCTTTACAGACAAGACGGGAACCCTCACTCAGAACAACATGGAGTTCATAGAGTGCTGCATCGATGGCTTCCAGTACAAGTACCGGGACGCCAGCTCGGAGTTGGACGGATTCTGTGTCGCAGATGGACCTGTGAACAAAGTGCAGGAGAAAGCTGGCAGG GCGAAGGAGGAGCTGTTTCTGCGGGCCCTGTGTCTGTGCCACacagtgcaggtgaaggagcCCACAGAGCAGGGCCCAGTGGACGGACTGATGGATCAGGTGGATGCCGGTGTGCCCCATCCACCGCAGGAGCAGAGAGGCTTCATCGCCTCCTCACCTGATGAGGTTGCTCTAGTCAAGGGTGCCATGAG GTATGGCTTCACATTTCTAGGTCTGGAAAGTAGAAACATGAAAATTCTCAACAGGAATAATGATGTCGAAAT GTATGAACTGCTTCAcgtgttgacctttgaccccgtgaGAAGGCGAATGAGTGTAATAGTCAGATCCAATTCAG GTGATACATTGCTCTTCTGCAAGGGAGCCGactcctccatcttccctcgCGTCAGACAGGAGGAGGTCGAAAGGATACGCATGCATGTGGAGCGCAATGCCACA GAGGGCTACCGGACGCTGTGCGTGGCCTACAAATATCTCAGTGCAGAAGAGTTTGCCCAGGCAGATGCAGGACTGATGGAAGCCAGACTGGCTCTGcagaacagagaagagaagctcTTGGCCGTTTACAACCAAGTGGAGACGGACATGAGTCTAATAGGAGCTACGGCTGTAGAAGATCG GCTTCAAGAGGAGGCGGCAGAGACCATGGAGGCTCTGCAGGGTGCAGGCATTAAGGTCTGGGTCCTAACGGGGGACAAGATGGAGACCGCAAAGTCCACGTGCTATGCTTGTCGATTGTTCCAGAGAAGTACTGAGCTGTTGGAACTTACTGTGCGTACtctggaggatggagggaggaagcgGGAGGAACGACTGCATGAGCTCTTGCTCGAATACCACAAGAAAGCTGTCCAGGATGCACCACCGTTGAAGGGAGGCATCACCAG GACCTGGTCGTCAGAAACCCAGGACTACGGTTTCATCATAGACGGAGCCACGCTATCGATGGTGCTCAACTCCTCCTCGGAATCCAACTCGAGTCGCTACAAGAGCCTGTTCCTGCAGATCTGTCAAAACTGCACGTCTGTGCTCTGCTGCCGCATGGCCCCTCTGCAGAAGGCCCAG ATTGTTAAGATGGTGAAGAACTCTAAAGGCAACCCCATCACTCTTTCCATTGGAGATGGGGCCAATGACGTCAGCATGATTTTGGAAGCTCATGTTGGCATTG GTATCAAGGGGAAAGAGGGTCGTCAGGCAGTGAGGAACAGCGACTACGCCATTCCCAAACTCAAGCACCTCAAGAAACTTTTGTTGGCTCATGGGCATCTCTACTATGTACGCATTGCACACCTGGTGCAATATTTCTTTTACAAG AACCTTTGCTTCATCTTACCTCAGTTTTTGTACCAGTTCTTCTGTGGCTATTCCCAGCAA CCCCTGTATGACGCGGCCTATCTGACGATGTACAACATCTGCTTCACCTCTATGCCCATCCTGGCTTACAGTCTCCTGGAGCAGCACATCTGCATTGAGGTTCTGCTGGACAACGCTGCCCTCTACAG AGAGATAGCTAAGAATGGCATGCTGCGGTGGAGACCGTTCCTCTACTGGACTTTACTGGGAGTGTTCCACGGCttgctcttcttctttggtgtcCGGTATTTGTTCAGTAACCCGGCACTGCAGGATAATGGCCAG GTTTTTGGCAACTGGTCCTATGGAACAATTGTCTTCACCATTCTTGTCTTCACAGTCACACTGAAG CTCGCGTTGGACACCCGGCACTGGACATGGATCAACCACTTTGTAATCTGGGGCTCCCTGCTTTTCTACGTCTTTTTCAGCTTCTTCTGGGGAGGAATAATATG GCCCTTCCTCAAGCAGCAACGGTTGTACTTTGTGTTCGCCAACATGCTGAGCTCCGTGTCGGCCTGGCTGGTCATCATCTTGCTCATCCTGCTCAGCCTACTGCCAGAGATCCTGCTGGTGGTATTCCGCAAGCCACGCGGGCCCAACTCTCGACAG AAGAAGCCGGTTGAGTCGAACGCGGGAGGCCACCAGTCTCCCCGGTCTACAGCGCAGCCCCTGCTCATGAAAACCTTTTCAGATGAGTCCAATACTGTCATTTAA